The genomic stretch attagAACCTGGAAAAAATACGTCCACTCCCCTTTtcttaattattaataatttaaataaaatattaacagaaaaaaaattaaaacatatatcaCAAAAAGAAGTATTAgcaattttaaatataatgatgaaaaataataaaattgcaAGAATAGGAGGCAATTGGCAAcccacataaaaaaaaaaaaaaaaaaaaaaaaaaaaaaaaaaaattgtataatataatatcatacctgtgtatatacatacaaaaatatgtttataataatttattattttttttttttttgatatttgaactttaaaaaatggtataatataaaaaactatacattcttttattttctttaaaaataagatatcgcaaatatataatatatatcatatatgatatatatatttataatatatatgtaccttTAAATAAAGGTTAAGGAacatattttacttttttttttttttttctttatgtcATTATATCCCATATGTAATGTACTTACACTTTCTTaattttgaattattttttatctttgATTACACTAGACACAAAGGTACcatatttcaaaaataaaaacagcAAATAGGAATTTTTAAATACTTTAttgtacattatatatatatatatatatatatatatatgtagtcaaataataaaattaaaaaaatattctcatataaattatacatcaataataatatagaattattgtgattatattattatgtatataatatatatatatatatatatatatatatcactttctatttatttgtatgtgTGTTTTGAAGGTgtcctttattttattttattatttaatttttttggcgtcacataaaattttttatatatttcaattatatttattttaattactattttatattttcaggtatattatatatataggcattatttttattttatattatctttcatcttattttttataattttttttttttttttttttttttttaatattatataaaaactattattataagcACATTTAagatgaaattaaaaaaaaattgtcatACTTATCTCATGATTTTATTGaaacttattttattataatttcattttttctttattatcttttattagtgttaaaattaataagaaaTTTAATACTTTaaataagatataaaaaaattgatattatattatatactaaaatattataatatatatatatatatatataaataattatgtgAACATGAAATACAGTCATCTGAATAATACCATTTTCTctgattaatatatatatataaatataataaatacatatatatatatatatatatatatatatatattatataaaatatatttatatgtaagcacctatattattattattattttttttttttttttttttttttttcattaattatatttttctatatatttctatttatattaaataaaataatatatataattatattattaccattttaaaaaataatttataaatattattataatatagtattatatataaatatattatatataaatatattatatataaatatattatataaatatattatatatatatatatatatatattatatattatatttaatgaagaaatcttaatttatttttttcttttttttttttttccttttttttcttcatattttatatatattttcacaactgaaaattttatcattaatatttttttaaaacatgtatatttatttataaacttTAAACTTTTGTAATGaactaaaaataaaaggaagaaagagaaaaagaaaaagaaaaagaaaaattaaaaagaaaattaaaaagaaaaagaaaaattcaaGAGGTTAGTGATTTAAAATTTAGAacagtaaaatatatatatatatatatatattattacgatttaacaattttttgtaatatatatatatatatttatatatatataagaaaaaacacagattatttatatcatctttatatatatatgaagatatATGTAGAAATGATTACAAATATTtattgatatttttttttcatttccagcaaattttaaaatataaattttgtttACGCcctttttatgaaaaattgaatgttttgtttttattcttttaatataaaatatatatatatatatatatataatatatatatttttttttttttgacatTCTCTAATTTCTTTAAAGgggaaatgaaaaaaatataatataatataaaaaagttctttatttatgtgtatatgattaaaaataaatcaataaatatatataaataaaaaaaaaaataaaaataagtgaTATGTAAAccataatatacaaatatatatttttatagtaCTTGTTAATGTACACCTTGatcatttaatttaaacagttgttatataaaaaaaaagacttGCATTTTTTGAAATAAGTTTTTTCCCCCCATCcacaaacaaatataaaattaatataaaacgataaaataataaagatataatatatttgtgtgaTGATAAACTAAATACATTaatttataagaaaaaaggaaaaatacatatatatatatatatatatatatatacatatatattcatttatatgtatatttttttttcttcctgtTACATCGTCCATTAATTGTTTTGTAATTAAAAATGAGCACAGTACAAAAGCTATACGACTttgtaaatatgtatatctaatatatatttatgtatttgtttgtttgtatGTGTGTGTGTTTCAAATGTTGCcatttcctttattttttttttttttcattcacatcttatatattatacataattaaaaagaatattttattgtatatatatatatatatatatatatatatatatatatatatatatatatttatatttttttttttttttttttttttttttgtaatgtTGCAcgtatttgttatataaaatgcAAAACtctgtaaataaaaaaataagaatgaaGTTAAATGGCATCGATAAAAGGAGTagcataaatattataactaaTGATATAGCATCccaattaaataaaaaaacaataagtaataataataataataataatataaaaatcaatataagtaataatgataatatccATAAAATTACGAATGATAATAAGAATGACGTACAAACTAGTAATGTCCGAAAAAGACATTCAGTagatacaatatataatttaaaaaatttaagtaaaaatataaaaataaatataggtAGCTGTTCAAATAACCATAAAACCTTaacaattaataatatgaacagtgtagaaaaaaataatattgaaaagaatgtaaataatgataatattatgaaagataataattatgtaaataatataaaagataataatatatatgataataattatgaaaaaaatgaaaaaaatataaaagaaattgaTAATCATCAAAAAACTGATAGCGTTGTAAAAAGCGATATAAGTTTAAAAAATGACCTAAACAGAAAAAGTAACACAAGTCAAAAAAGTGATATTAGTATATCAagtgaaataaataaaagtggTAGTACTAGccgtataaatataaatagtatGAATAATGTAACCCATACAAATAGGAAGAGTACAAGTGATTTATTGAATGatttaacaaataaaaacaacacaaattatattcacaataataataataatagtagtagtagtgtTATGAATggagataaaaataattataattttatacaaagaaataaagaagttttaaaaaataatttgaaaatattttttaaaaatgaaaatattcctttttcatttctttatcataaagtattaacaatattaaagtcacattataataatcatgtTAGTAATAATCCTACAACAGCTAATAAAGGTATATCCTTTTATCATATGgaaaatatgttaataaatTTAGGTTTTAAAGGAGTCGATATTaataatcatttattattaagttATTTAGCCTCctcaaaacaaataaaagtTGATATGAATGAAAAAAGACTATGTTATATGAATCCATATATCGatattacaaatatgaatgctttattaaataaaattaataaacaaGGATTTTTATATGGATATGAAATTAATgatgatttaataaatacTAATAAAGAAGTTTATAAATGgataaatgtattattatatgaaaaaaaagtaagATGTATAAGAACTAATAATAGTCATTTAAGAGGAAAACtcaaatgtaaaaatataccaAATGTATGTGATATATATGCAAAAACTAAATGTGATAATTGTTTCTATAATCTAAAAGGATATCTTTTCTTCCCACTCTCCTATGAAcatatagaaaaagaaagatatTCAATTACAAACGATATGAAAATGTTATGGGATGAAATATCGCTACCTTCACTTGATAATAtcttaaaagaatataaattgAAATCAACAAATAATGTTTTTATGAATGAAAATTTaccaaagaaaaaaaataaagatgataaatTATCACctattcttaaaaaaatgaagagaatatataatacacacTTATTCACTGCagatgaaattaaaaatgagtTTATccacaaaaaataaacaaatacaaAGAATAGTCATCTGAATGGTGTTATTCAAAAGGATTTTAATGAACACgtacataaaattaaataaataaatagatacatacatatatatatatatatatatatttatttatttatatttatatttatatctttgtGTGTGCTTTTATTATACCCtctctattttttttttttttttttttttttttttttttttgatatgcACCTATTCACTACAtggttttaattttttttttttttttttttacaagtttataatataatagacAAATATGGATATGAAGAAGTTTAAAAagcacacaaaaaaaaaaaaaaagaaaaaagaaaaatataaatataaatatatagagaCGTCgtaaatttatatacatatatatatatatatatatatatatatgtcatatatatgtttatttgtaTAGCCCCTATTATTtgtaacaaataaaaaaaaaatttaagaaaaaataatattaaaaaagagtAAGAGAACAttaatcaatatatattagtccattttaattatttaaaaaaatcaataatgaataaaaagATTGAAGTAcatatgagaaaaaaaaaaataagagaattaatattttttttattcttaatttttgttaaataattatttcctTGAGATACATTATCAATACTTTCTTCTATAATGGTTTctatcatttttaaattttcattttgttcatatattttattaacaaaaatattcattaaatTACTAATTTTTGCTATTTTCTTCTTAGTTTCTATTATATAagtattttcttctttttcaaatagatctacatattttttaaattcaagTTTTTGATTATTGTTTAATAAACtattttgataaaaaatattattattatgtgatTCACCTggattattttcttcatctaGATAATTGTACGTGTTAAAATGAACCTGTTTattcttcatattattattattgttgttgttattattattatttagatCTCTTCGTTTTCTTAAGTTACTTTTAtgaattttaatattatcattattgttaagATGTGTAGgaaaatttatatctttcCCCCTTGTTgaattatttacataattattattattattattatgatcatacatattaatatcatcATTTGTATAATTACTTGTTACATTATTTTGTGAAACAACCATGTCATTCATATGAACATGTGTGTCCTCGTTTAAACCTGGAGAGATCATATCTCCATCCTGtatgaaaaaagaattttcattttttttattaacttttatatgttttcctCTTTGAAGAGATGAATGTAATTCTGAATTATTAtctttgtatttatttatatatacatcagaaccatatatttgtgtatttAATTTGTTAAGAAAATCAAAATTACACTTTAAACTTTTaacatcataaaaataaaaagtagtatatgtatttaattttaaattataattacttaaattattatcatatttatttattatgtcaACAAATAtacttaataaattatttaaacaaTTTAAGATATCATTATGTATTTGAAGTTGCGGttctaaatttttaatatcttctgatatattatttatcaaaaataataaatgatctttattttttcctttaggCTTATTCTTACTAAAATAAATTGAAGAACATGAAGTACTATTCAAAAATAATCCATATTCTTTCaatgtattattatcaatatattcACAAGCACTAAATAGTTTTGTATATACCTTACTACTTGTGATAAAAAACTCATCCTTCACATTtctcttttcttcttttttgtcCACAAATTTATTCCCATTCTTATTCAATTTTTCACACAGTTTTATAAAATCATCATACCGATCCattttaagaaaataaaataaaataaaatacaaacataaatatataaataaataaatatataatatatatatatatatatatatatataatatatatatatttatatatatatacttaaaaTGATGAATTACATTGTGTTCAAAATCAAGAGCATcgtcatattttatttccctccatcgttaaaaaaaaaaaaaaaaaaaaaatggaaaataataatttacttTATTTGCCCTTTATAGGAATAtaagttttattttttcattactatatatatgttttatatttattatataaataaagtagTTGAGTTTTAAAAGTagccaaaaaaaataaaaataataaataataaaaataataaaaaatataaaaaaataaataaatcataaaaaaaatataatttcatatatacaagtaataatatatatataatatatatatgcatatatatattttttttttcatatcatgaatacaaaaaaaaaaaaaaaaaaaaaaaaaaaaaaaaaaaatagaaaataatcccttatatattacatatatttatatatatatatatatatatatatatacatataatatgtgaatatgtaatattttttttttttatgtcatTTCCTTCATTTTGAAGGTCAAGGAATATATGGACTTGTTAGCAAATGatttcatatattcattatatgaTTCATCttcatacattttatttttcaaagaataatttaatatatactgATAATGTTGAATAGCttgagaaataaaaaatcgaTCTTCAATTGTTGATAAAGTTttacatacataaaaataaatatcaaaataatattgtttttcttcattattttgaaaaattagTTTTTCATTGATCATatcatcttcttttttacaatatgtacttaaaaaagaaaagtaaaATTGTactatttgtaatattatatgtttttgcTCATTAGTTAAAGGACCcctaatattatcatcaaagTCGCCGTTTGCTTGtacatttgtatttatatttgtttgtatatttttcactttttcgtttaaatatatattttcattaaacGTGTTGAactttttacatataaaaatatcctTTAAAAGAAGAGCACATTTTAAAGCAATTTCTCTTTTATATGATACGTACTGATCATTTTGCAAATATTTTAAAGGATGACTTAAGGAATTAATTATTTCCatataattttgtaaatatatatcaaaagttttcgtaaaaaaattaaagtaaaaatatgattgcatactatttattaaaatatccAAATGTAATGTTGTTtgtttaaataaagaaaaatattctaaacttttttttttatattttttcattttttcaaataaatataatatttcattataattataacacAAATAATGTATCCTATGTTTATActctaatatatttttttttttttttttttttccttcttctgttgtatataatttgtcaatttcatcatttgtttttaattcttttattttatccattttgtctttattatttttgtcttccttttccatattttcttttatgatCTTTTCATCTTGAAGCAAATAAACATATTCTTCATTATCTCTATGTTTAcaaaacattttataaattttctttattttttttaaagctTCCTCATGATATGGTAATGAATAAAagttacaaatataaaaattaaaatgtataaaaggTACATTATCAAACCGGAAAATGTTAACAAATTCTTCAAAATATGTGGtatctatatttattattattatcttattcgtttttttatgtattatatgaataatattttttattatttgattatCTTCTTTAAATTTGATTTcaaagaatttaaaaaaagacatattttcataaaagcTGTTAACCATAAAagtgttatttttttcattttcattttcttcttcttcttcttcttcttcttcattataaaaacgtggataatttttatcttttaatatattatcatatataaaatcatatattatatttttatcatatatgtttattttattttcaaatgtacatacattttttttttttttttttttttttttttcaaataatgaTTTGCAAGTATCATATGaagtatttattatttcactaatatttattacattattattcaaaataattgtaatatctttttgtgtattatttttataatcataaataaaaattcgaTCTTCTATCTGTTCCTCGACTTTCTTATGTAACCCATTTATTaagaaattataatcatttttttctttttcttcttcttcttcacatattttcatatggtttatttctttttcttcttcacatattttcatatggtttatttctttttcttcttcacatattttcatatggtttatttctttttccttagaagaattatatttaattttcaatatgtcaaatatatttttcatcttaTCATGTtttgaataaatattatcatctatatttttatatatatttatactataATTTACTTGTgaataattcaaataattatattttaaatatataatataaacttCTAACAAATTTCTATatgtcatatatttatattctaatattttccttttctctttttctttttttaaacaacAACACAATCTGTATACATCTTTCACAATATAAAAACACAcccataataaatattcatatatagaTAACAAATGAACatctaaaaatatatatccgCACTCGTTTATATTGTTGTAAAGTGAACAAAACATGTTGATGATTCTATTAACGTTTTCATTAATCGACAGGTTATTCTTTGTTTTCTCAcaacaaaaagaaatatcactattgttcatattattatttgtattgttcatattattatttgtattgttcatattattatttgtattatacatattatcattattattaatttccaattttgtatatttttcgtccttttcatttgataatatatcaaCATCTTCcgattctttatatataggTGTATCATCCCTCTTAATACTTTCCTTTtcgtcattttttttttttttttttttcgtcttTATTTTCTCTTCTCCTCCTTGTTCTTCTACTTTTATATCgtctatataatttttcaaaagTTGCAGGTGAAGTTCTATCGTTCTCAGTATAAAAAAAGTAGATGTCGAAAAAAAGTTTATatctaaaaatatttcatacaTATGCTGAACGATAATAATTTCATCcattaatattttgttattggtaatattatcttttttattatctttcatttttgtatattttaaaaaaacaaagctgtatgttaaaaaaaatatgctcATATAAATAtcgttttctttttctttataatagACACCTAAgtttttacaaatattatataaaaattttgataCTGATATTTCATAGGTGATATAacattcttctttattttcttctttttcttctttgtctttcttaaaatatataaaatgaataatttctttatttttaaaatgtgtaaaaagcatcaaaaataataataaactaaattgtaaataatatatatcatcatttaataaatatatataataaaagcataacgaaatatataataaatgtatatcaAAAATTAAATTGAATGACAAATCATTTGCATTATCCACAATgtccttttttataaaattgttcttattttcatttatgttCACAAAAGGAATAgtttcaatattattatctttttcatcTGATGATTTTTGAGAAGAGATATTTTCATGTacactttttttataatccacattattttgatcatcttttaaattttcaacaaataatattatacatatataaaaggcACAAGTTAAATCATTACAAATACTTGAAAAGTTAcaagatttatttttttccttatcattataatttgttttacATTTCTCATAATTTTTACAATTTCCATcacttaaattattatttttcaaatgttttgttacataatttatgtgattatttttatttttttcatcaaccaaaatattatcataacatatttcattaaaaataGTTTCTTCTTGTGAATTACATTCATTttcttgtttttcttttaatttattttttatgtttaagacattttgttttattaattcttttcttttctcttcattttgtttttgtagttctttattttcgtcctcatttttttcaataattttatcaacaaaaaaaacgaagaataataaataacgCGTAACTAAATCTTTTGTCTTAACGTTTTTCAAATCTTTtagtttattatattttttataaaaatatttttcactATATTCAAAATGGCTAACcatattacaaaaatgtgttattatataaacgTATAGAggtacataaataaatacatatcacatatataatatatatatatatatatataaatatatgtatagaaTAAATCTCCACAAAATACAATAAtgatgttatttattttatttattataagcacataaaaaaaaaatttatatttgaacaaaattttataacttttattatattctataaAAGTTCAGATgtcttcattattaatattaaatgatataatggtgtttaactttttttttttttttttttttttttttttaataaaataaatgtaaatttatccgtacatatatatatttatatgattttacaagtttttttttttttttttttttttttttttttatggaataattataaatacatacatatatattatatatatattatactaatAACAAATGTAACAAATTTTTGGTTTTACGtggattatatatttttataatatgattaaaaaaaaaaaaatgtcacTTTTTAATTTCCATAATtctaattaaataaatgaatataaatataaatatatatatatatatatatatatatatatatttatttatttatttatttatatttgctaattatattaataaacaagaaaaaaaaataaaaataagaataaaaaattacattaATTTATTCAAATTCAATCCCTTTTTTGcatcatttaatattattatatataccatagaattattttaaaaacttTACAAATAACATTATAATTAGGAGGATTTCCTAAGggataaaataattattatatatatatatatatatatatatatatataatatatatttataaaataaaaaaacataaaatctataaataacattaaattgttaaaaattttttagtagaaataaaattattattaatgtaACATTAATAAAGCATAAcaatttataaatgtatttatgatatatatacataatatttttatttttattttttttctttttctttttttgggGTACAGGGAaatctatatttttctatacaTAATtactaataaaattatttagtaATTTACAAATTGATACGTGTTCTTCCttcatctttattttattaagatCAAAGAAAACATTGTTATTATCCTGAAATgtgaaggaaaaaaaatatatatatatatatatatataaatataagcaaatgtaatattatatatatatatatatatatttatttatttatatatatatatttttttttttttgtatttacctgctcttttatttgtttcaAACGGAAAATAAGCagagaaataaaatatggatgataatacataataaaataaatcaattTTAAAACTTGaaaaaagtattttttttttttttttttcatttcatttaattCATTATCCTTGGATTCATGTTcgtttataaattttaaattgAACAGGGATAAAATCAGACAGTCCTATAaaggatataaaaataaatattacagtgtggcaaaaaaaaaaaaaaaaaaaaaaaaatatatatatatataaatatattatatattatatatatgttacaaTAACATATAGACATATA from Plasmodium falciparum 3D7 genome assembly, chromosome: 13 encodes the following:
- a CDS encoding syntaxin, Qa-SNARE family, whose protein sequence is MDRYDDFIKLCEKLNKNGNKFVDKKEEKRNVKDEFFITSSKVYTKLFSACEYIDNNTLKEYGLFLNSTSCSSIYFSKNKPKGKNKDHLLFLINNISEDIKNLEPQLQIHNDILNCLNNLLSIFVDIINKYDNNLSNYNLKLNTYTTFYFYDVKSLKCNFDFLNKLNTQIYGSDVYINKYKDNNSELHSSLQRGKHIKVNKKNENSFFIQDGDMISPGLNEDTHVHMNDMVVSQNNVTSNYTNDDINMYDHNNNNNNYVNNSTRGKDINFPTHLNNNDNIKIHKSNLRKRRDLNNNNNNNNNNNMKNKQVHFNTYNYLDEENNPGESHNNNIFYQNSLLNNNQKLEFKKYVDLFEKEENTYIIETKKKIAKISNLMNIFVNKIYEQNENLKMIETIIEESIDNVSQGNNYLTKIKNKKNINSLIFFFLICTSIFLFIIDFFK